Proteins from a single region of Anthonomus grandis grandis chromosome 10, icAntGran1.3, whole genome shotgun sequence:
- the LOC126741707 gene encoding 3'-5' RNA helicase YTHDC2-like isoform X2 codes for MAQLTNLVSKSHGREPNRQLHLKKKPKQAASQSFHVFLCDEIYNELQEFDKNYGNKLQNEPQHFRPMKRSDKVYGRLQDTEPVIPPGTMMNAEMTETRSNLPIFEKRANVLEVIHMNQVTIICSETGSGKTTQIPQYLLEEAYMLKKPCKIICTQPRRISTIAAAERVAYERGEVLGAAVGYHIRLESKSGPNTNLLFCTVGVFLRSLMCGNKCLHNISYIIVDEIHERDKLSDFLLICLKQNLSNFPNLKVILMSATVDTTKFQTYFNSSAVLSIPGRLYPIQTFFLGDILSMTQFMTGHMRSAMAKLQQKRESQLSHTMVAAEKPKLSEQDQANLNCALEAYMNYSDDYDYNVHYEEATADLMQLFITEDVPVDQQHSDRGWTALMIACHLGDIEFISKLFTLGANLDVYDAMGKTAWDYAQLADRRDVLEMLSSFREQKNQEKSTADTDNSQFLLQLYDMSTPDDFIDYDLITELIKYIHANSDRGSILVFLPGYDEIMQCNDNVLDSGLPISEYRIFFLHSSMNMKDQCDVFKPLPQRKLILSTNIAETSITVEDVVFVIDVGKAKEKVYDAYNKLSVLQTQWISRACAKQRQGRAGRVSTGFCFRLYSQQRFKHMPEERVPEILRVSLEELCLHAKIIAPKSMNIYDFLCLAPDPPTPNAVQVAVENLQALGALDKEEDLHKLGEYLAQLTLEPRLGKMLILACIFKCLEPMLTICAGMAHRDPFQLPPQANLKTVAAAKRRELLGSVPSDHAIYLLVFQKWQDEVTRGRSKQFCYEYFISETTMYSVLDTRRQLLGQLRAVGFVNNNYSIEDFNHNSNSWGLVKAIMCSAFFPNVAFPVQRGAALNTRSEKKVSIHNTSVCQAKKYEHWTFYDEMVRNRITFMIRGVTLCSPLMVSVMCGVDVVYPSSHSVAIDDWLEFYFGDILAIKFRKTVQSLVDKSLSNPFYSYERCNLPITETLRNIMDSDDKNLGLAQPKNVGQRPKFLFRLGQENAASRPNRSNTKDNGGFQRFAPTHNRSGGNSLHDKCIEQHKKGLTPKRFIPPATSRYNGARQAARNLQFDHVSEGSNDISQSFGALSIHQPGPSTPGDLLLQGLGPQNPMTSTPFYTLQQTYPGSTSHDRYHYNGNHGRSNQFNSGNSAAVVNENVVKRPRKIVKHQEPVAPVEEEPTKLAKSDMFHQDDFLEFLNADLPQDKPPFNWAETPTLMDSNSNQAESFQYNPSLSESTQTTGEPFRSNQNLTGLTNRTKPNVGSFQDQSGLVMPNSSQACGESNQGQSGFTIPNPSLATVSLFQLNQSHLGATRKLKLNPNVEPFRSNRHLALDSFSQVNGSESFQSNQGQSGKLMISSSTQTTEELLQPSQNQLVAYNQGENAESVRQEASTQQYGESTTWGIPNASQANPDLFQPTNRVHTSFMIPNCLRANVEFPFFQSNQGGSMMPQNRLRTYFRSATAELERVLQYPDDPVFLFIKANEKKNIDIAQSAKKWVFSPQTEKKVIGFAEKGRKVLLVYYVRCIQMFMGIAQFKGLHVGKTFSKPTASIEWIHCSPIHKNKFKQVMNPYDDSKPVYDSDDGMVIKKDIGETIMRIYAQVERNRVDIATDEESQEEAFFFKYSVL; via the exons ATG GCCCAACTAACGAATTTAGTGTCAAAATCACACGGCAGGGAGCCGAATAGACAGTTACACCTGAAAAAGAAACCTAAACAAGCGGCCAGTCAATCGTTCCATGTCTTTTTGTGCGACGAGATTTACAATGAGCTGCAAGAGTTCGACAAAAATTATG GCAATAAGTTGCAAAATGAGCCCCAACACTTTCGGCCAATGAAAAGAAGCGATAAGGTTTATGGGAGACTGCAAGACACCGAACCAGTGATCCCCCCCGGGACTATGATGAATGCCGAAATGACTGAAACCCGAAGCAACTTGCCCATTTTTGAAAAGAGAGCAAACGTTTTGGAAGTGATTCACATGAACCAG GTGACCATAATTTGCTCGGAAACTGGCTCAGGAAAAACCACCCAAATACCTCAATATTTACTAGAGGAGGCCTACATGCTTAAGAAACCTTGCAAGATCATTTGCACCCAACCGAGAAGGATTTCTACCATAGCAGCGGCCGAAAGGGTGGCTTACGAAAGGGGTGAGGTGTTGGGGGCCGCCGTCGGTTACCATATTCGCCTGGAGTCTAAAAGCG GTCCTAATACTAATTTGCTCTTCTGCACGGTGGGGGTCTTTTTAAGAAGCCTTATGTGCGGCAACAAGTGCTTACACAACATCTCGTACATCATCGTCGATGAGATTCACGAGCGTGATAAGCTGAGCGATTTTTTGCTTATCTGCTTAAAGCAGAACCTGTCAAATTTCCCCAACTTGAag GTGATTTTGATGTCGGCCACGGTGGACACGACGAAATTCCAAACGTATTTCAATTCGAGTGCGGTCCTGTCGATTCCAGGGCGACTTTACCCGATCCAGACGTTTTTCCTGGGCGATATATTGAGCATGACGCAGTTTATGACCGGACATATGAGATCCGCGATGGCCAAGCTGCAACAGAAACGGGAATCGCAGTTGTCGCACACGATGGTCGCTGCTGAAAAGCCGAAACTGTCTGAACAGGATCAGGCGAATCTGAATTGTGCTTTGGAGGCGTACATGAACTATAG cGACGATTACGATTACAACGTACACTACGAAGAAGCGACCGCTGATTTGATGCAACTGTTCATCACCGAAGACGTGCCGGTTGACCAGCAGCATTCGGACCGCGGCTGGACCGCCCTAATGATCGCCTGCCATCTGGGAGACATCGAGTTCATTTCCAAATTATTCACGTTAG GGGCCAATTTGGACGTTTACGACGCGATGGGCAAAACCGCGTGGGACTACGCACAGCTCGCCGATAGAAGGGACGTCCTCGAGATGCTTAGTTCTTTCAGGGAGCAAAAGAACCAAGAGAAATCGACTGCTGATACTGACA ATTCTCAGTTTCTGTTGCAACTGTACGATATGTCCACCCCGGACGATTTCATCGATTACGATCTGATTACCGAGCTGATCAAGTATATTCATGCCAATTCGGATCGGGGATCGATTTTGGTCTTTTTACCAG GTTATGACGAGATAATGCAGTGTAACGACAACGTATTAGACTCCGGCCTGCCCATCTCCGAGTATCGGATTTTCTTCCTGCACAGCAGCATGAACATGAAGGACCAGTGCGACGTGTTCAAACCGTTACCCCAAAGGAAATTAATCCTGAGCACGAACATCGCTGAAACGAGCATCACGGTGGAGGACGTCGTCTTTGTTATCGACGTAGGGAAGGCCAAAGAGAAGGTTTATGATGCG TATAACAAACTGTCCGTCCTACAGACCCAATGGATATCGCGAGCATGCGCGAAACAACGTCAAGGGCGTGCCGGAAGGGTCAGCACGGGATTCTGCTTCCGCTTATACTCGCAACAGCGTTTCAAACATATGCCCGAGGAACGGGTACCGGAGATCCTAAGGGTATCCTTGGAG GAATTGTGTCTTCACGCGAAAATAATCGCCCCGAAATCGATGAACATTTACGATTTCTTGTGTTTGGCACCGGATCCGCCCACCCCGAACGCGGTACAGGTGGCCGTCGAGAACTTACAGGCATTGGGAGCCTTAGATAAGGAGGAAGACCTTCACAA GTTGGGCGAGTATTTGGCCCAGTTAACTTTAGAGCCGCGTCTAGGCAAAATGCTTATACTGGCCTGTATATTTAAGTGTTTGGAGCCGATGTTGACGATTTGCGCCGGTATGGCCCACAG GGATCCGTTTCAACTACCACCCCAGGCGAACTTGAAAACCGTCGCGGCGGCTAAAAGACGCGAACTGTTGGGATCCGTGCCGAGCGATCACGCcatttatttattggttttcCAAAAATGGCAG GACGAAGTAACCAGAGGGCGCTCCAAACAGTTCTGTTACGAGTACTTCATCTCGGAAACCACCATGTACAGTGTTTTAGACACTAGACGACAACTTTTAG GACAACTACGAGCCGTCGGTTTCGTAAACAACAACTACTCAATCGAGGACTTTAATCACAACAGTAACTCTTGGGGTCTCGTTAAAGCCATCATGTGCTCCGCCTTCTTTCCGAACGTCGCCTTTCCGGTTCAAAGGGGCGCAGCCCTAAACACCAG gAGCGAGAAAAAGGTGTCGATCCATAACACCAGCGTATGCCAAGCGAAGAAATACGAACACTGGACATTTTACGACGAAATGGTACGTAACCGGATCACTTTTATGATCCGCGGGGTGACGCTGTGCTCGCCCTTAATGGTGTCGGTCATGTGCGGAGTCGACGTGGTGTATCCCTCCTCCCATTCGGTCGCGATCGACGACTGGCTCGAGTTTTACTTCGGGGACATTTTGGCCATCAAGTTCCGGAAAACAGTGCAATCGTTGGTCGACAAGTCTCTGTCCAACCCGTTTTATTCGTACGAGCGGTGCAATTTG CCAATCACGGAAACGTTAAGGAACATAATGGACTCGGACGACAAGAACTTGGGCCTGGCACAGCCAAAAAACGTCGGTCAAAGACCGAAATTCTTGTTTCGATTGGGGCAAGAGAATGCCGCGAGTCGTCCGAACCGATCAAACACCAAAGACAATGGCGGATTTCAAAGATTCGCGCCCACCCACAACCGATCCGGAGGCAACAGTTTGCATG ATAAGTGCATCGAGCAGCATAAGAAGGGTTTGACCCCAAAACGTTTTATTCCACCGGCAACTTCTCGTTACAATGGGGCGCGTCAGGCGGCTAGAAACTTGCAGTTCGATCATGTCAGTGAAGGTTCTAATGATATTTCGCAGAGTTTTGGGGCCCTAAGCATCCATCAGccag GTCCATCGACCCCGGGGGATTTGTTACTGCAAGGCCTGGGTCCCCAAAACCCCATGACCAGCACCCCCTTTTACACCCTGCAACAGACATACCCCGGATCGACGTCCCACGATCGTTACCATTACAACGGAAACCACGGACGATCCAATCAATTTAATAGCGGTAACA GTGCCGCTGTAGTAAACGAGAACGTTGTTAAACGTCCACGGAAAATTGTTAAGCACCAGGAACCGGTCGCGCCCGTAGAGGAGGAACCCACTAAGCTCGCCAAGAGCGATATGTTCCATCAAGACGATTTCCTGGAGTTTTTGA ATGCGGATTTACCACAAGACAAGCCACCTTTCAACTGGGCCGAAACTCCAACCCTAATGGATTCCAATTCCAATCAAGCAGAATCATTCCAATACAATCCGAGTCTGTCGGAGTCCACCCAAACAACCGGGGAACCATTCAGATCCAATCAAAATCTGACCGGACTTACCAACCGGACCAAACCGAATGTTGGATCATTCCAAGACCAATCAGGATTGGTGATGCCTAATTCCTCGCAAGCATGTGGGGAATCTAATCAAGGCCAATCGGGATTCACGATCCCTAATCCCTCCCTAGCAACTGTCAGTCTATTTCAATTGAATCAAAGCCATTTGGGAGCCACTAGGAAACTTAAACTAAATCCGAATGTCGAACCATTCCGATCTAATCGACATCTGGCTCTTGACTCCTTCTCTCAAGTGAATGGAAGTGAATCATTCCAATCTAACCAAGGGCAGTCGGGAAAACTGATGATTTCCAGCAGCACCCAAACCACTGAGGAATTATTGCAACCGAGTCAGAACCAGCTGGTCGCATACAATCAAGGAGAGAATGCGGAATCAGTCCGACAAGAAGCCTCAACTCAACAATACGGGGAATCTACGACATGGGGGATTCCTAATGCCTCCCAAGCTAACCCGGACTTATTCCAACCAACCAATCGAGTCCACACGTCATTTATGATTCCGAATTGTTTGCGTGCGAATGTGGAATTTCCATTCTTCCAATCGAATCAAGGCGGATCAATGATGCCCCAAAATCGTTTACGTACGTATTTCCGATCGGCCACTGCCGAATTGGAACGGGTGCTCCAATACCCGGACGATCCGGTGTTTTTGTTCATTAAGGCCAACGAAAAGAAGAACATCGATATCGCGCAGAGTGCCAAGAAGTGGGTCTTTTCCCCGCAAACCGAGAAGAAAGTCATCGGTTTTGCCgaa
- the LOC126741711 gene encoding uncharacterized protein LOC126741711 codes for MKCPPRLFGTIVFVAFISMFPGGTAIDCFKCISINNDYQPCEDPFHNNYTVDIYQSPCMCGRKGRDGLFPATSCVKISGVFDDNKETITVRGCALDSGTLTTDTELVRMSHCGGFYFANRYVRGCVQSCSDADGCNASHRIRPMGLANRIIPAIFLVVLKFFIN; via the exons ATGAAGTGCCCTCCGCGACTCTTCGGCACAATCGTTTTTGTGGCATTTATTAGCATGTTTCCTGGGG GTACTGCCATAGATTGTTTTAAGTGTATCTCCATAAATAACGATTACCAGCCGTGCGAGGACCCTTTCCATAACAATTACACCGTAGACATCTACCAATCGCCTTGCATGTGCGGTCGTAAGGGAAGAGACGGCCTATTTCCCGCCACTTCCTGCGTTAAAATATCCGGAGTATTTG ATGACAATAAAGAGACGATAACCGTGAGGGGATGCGCCTTGGACAGCGGCACTTTAACCACAGATACGGAATTGGTCAGGATGTCTCACTGCGGCGGATTCTACTTCGCCAACAG ATACGTGAGAGGATGCGTCCAGAGTTGCAGTGACGCGGACGGGTGCAACGCGTCCCACAGGATCCGACCAATGGGGCTCGCGAACCGCATAATTCCCGCAATTTTTCTGGTCgtcttaaaatttttcattaattaa
- the LOC126741707 gene encoding 3'-5' RNA helicase YTHDC2-like isoform X1: MSYQDRSIIRRVHSNPRDSPGSPHSPSSFRNFRKGNVRFGVNTKGRSRNTLVIDEHIQEATPEHLRIEIDKIFSEFLADPEKTEYIFPSDYNNLQRKYVHYKAQLTNLVSKSHGREPNRQLHLKKKPKQAASQSFHVFLCDEIYNELQEFDKNYGNKLQNEPQHFRPMKRSDKVYGRLQDTEPVIPPGTMMNAEMTETRSNLPIFEKRANVLEVIHMNQVTIICSETGSGKTTQIPQYLLEEAYMLKKPCKIICTQPRRISTIAAAERVAYERGEVLGAAVGYHIRLESKSGPNTNLLFCTVGVFLRSLMCGNKCLHNISYIIVDEIHERDKLSDFLLICLKQNLSNFPNLKVILMSATVDTTKFQTYFNSSAVLSIPGRLYPIQTFFLGDILSMTQFMTGHMRSAMAKLQQKRESQLSHTMVAAEKPKLSEQDQANLNCALEAYMNYSDDYDYNVHYEEATADLMQLFITEDVPVDQQHSDRGWTALMIACHLGDIEFISKLFTLGANLDVYDAMGKTAWDYAQLADRRDVLEMLSSFREQKNQEKSTADTDNSQFLLQLYDMSTPDDFIDYDLITELIKYIHANSDRGSILVFLPGYDEIMQCNDNVLDSGLPISEYRIFFLHSSMNMKDQCDVFKPLPQRKLILSTNIAETSITVEDVVFVIDVGKAKEKVYDAYNKLSVLQTQWISRACAKQRQGRAGRVSTGFCFRLYSQQRFKHMPEERVPEILRVSLEELCLHAKIIAPKSMNIYDFLCLAPDPPTPNAVQVAVENLQALGALDKEEDLHKLGEYLAQLTLEPRLGKMLILACIFKCLEPMLTICAGMAHRDPFQLPPQANLKTVAAAKRRELLGSVPSDHAIYLLVFQKWQDEVTRGRSKQFCYEYFISETTMYSVLDTRRQLLGQLRAVGFVNNNYSIEDFNHNSNSWGLVKAIMCSAFFPNVAFPVQRGAALNTRSEKKVSIHNTSVCQAKKYEHWTFYDEMVRNRITFMIRGVTLCSPLMVSVMCGVDVVYPSSHSVAIDDWLEFYFGDILAIKFRKTVQSLVDKSLSNPFYSYERCNLPITETLRNIMDSDDKNLGLAQPKNVGQRPKFLFRLGQENAASRPNRSNTKDNGGFQRFAPTHNRSGGNSLHDKCIEQHKKGLTPKRFIPPATSRYNGARQAARNLQFDHVSEGSNDISQSFGALSIHQPGPSTPGDLLLQGLGPQNPMTSTPFYTLQQTYPGSTSHDRYHYNGNHGRSNQFNSGNSAAVVNENVVKRPRKIVKHQEPVAPVEEEPTKLAKSDMFHQDDFLEFLNADLPQDKPPFNWAETPTLMDSNSNQAESFQYNPSLSESTQTTGEPFRSNQNLTGLTNRTKPNVGSFQDQSGLVMPNSSQACGESNQGQSGFTIPNPSLATVSLFQLNQSHLGATRKLKLNPNVEPFRSNRHLALDSFSQVNGSESFQSNQGQSGKLMISSSTQTTEELLQPSQNQLVAYNQGENAESVRQEASTQQYGESTTWGIPNASQANPDLFQPTNRVHTSFMIPNCLRANVEFPFFQSNQGGSMMPQNRLRTYFRSATAELERVLQYPDDPVFLFIKANEKKNIDIAQSAKKWVFSPQTEKKVIGFAEKGRKVLLVYYVRCIQMFMGIAQFKGLHVGKTFSKPTASIEWIHCSPIHKNKFKQVMNPYDDSKPVYDSDDGMVIKKDIGETIMRIYAQVERNRVDIATDEESQEEAFFFKYSVL; this comes from the exons atgagTTATCAAGACAGGAGTATTATAAGAAGGGTCCATTCAAACCCTAGGGATAGCCCGGGGAGCCCACATAGCCCATCATCATTTCGCAATTTCCGTAAAGGGAATGTCAG GTTCGGTGTTAACACGAAAGGGAGGTCCAGAAATACTCTGGTCATTGACGAGCACATCCAAGAGGCAACCCCTGAACACTTACGGATAGAAATCGATAAGATTTTTAGTGAATTTCTAGCCGACCCTGAAAAGACTGAGTATATTTTTCCATCcgattataataatttgcaaCGGAAGTATGTCCATTACAAG GCCCAACTAACGAATTTAGTGTCAAAATCACACGGCAGGGAGCCGAATAGACAGTTACACCTGAAAAAGAAACCTAAACAAGCGGCCAGTCAATCGTTCCATGTCTTTTTGTGCGACGAGATTTACAATGAGCTGCAAGAGTTCGACAAAAATTATG GCAATAAGTTGCAAAATGAGCCCCAACACTTTCGGCCAATGAAAAGAAGCGATAAGGTTTATGGGAGACTGCAAGACACCGAACCAGTGATCCCCCCCGGGACTATGATGAATGCCGAAATGACTGAAACCCGAAGCAACTTGCCCATTTTTGAAAAGAGAGCAAACGTTTTGGAAGTGATTCACATGAACCAG GTGACCATAATTTGCTCGGAAACTGGCTCAGGAAAAACCACCCAAATACCTCAATATTTACTAGAGGAGGCCTACATGCTTAAGAAACCTTGCAAGATCATTTGCACCCAACCGAGAAGGATTTCTACCATAGCAGCGGCCGAAAGGGTGGCTTACGAAAGGGGTGAGGTGTTGGGGGCCGCCGTCGGTTACCATATTCGCCTGGAGTCTAAAAGCG GTCCTAATACTAATTTGCTCTTCTGCACGGTGGGGGTCTTTTTAAGAAGCCTTATGTGCGGCAACAAGTGCTTACACAACATCTCGTACATCATCGTCGATGAGATTCACGAGCGTGATAAGCTGAGCGATTTTTTGCTTATCTGCTTAAAGCAGAACCTGTCAAATTTCCCCAACTTGAag GTGATTTTGATGTCGGCCACGGTGGACACGACGAAATTCCAAACGTATTTCAATTCGAGTGCGGTCCTGTCGATTCCAGGGCGACTTTACCCGATCCAGACGTTTTTCCTGGGCGATATATTGAGCATGACGCAGTTTATGACCGGACATATGAGATCCGCGATGGCCAAGCTGCAACAGAAACGGGAATCGCAGTTGTCGCACACGATGGTCGCTGCTGAAAAGCCGAAACTGTCTGAACAGGATCAGGCGAATCTGAATTGTGCTTTGGAGGCGTACATGAACTATAG cGACGATTACGATTACAACGTACACTACGAAGAAGCGACCGCTGATTTGATGCAACTGTTCATCACCGAAGACGTGCCGGTTGACCAGCAGCATTCGGACCGCGGCTGGACCGCCCTAATGATCGCCTGCCATCTGGGAGACATCGAGTTCATTTCCAAATTATTCACGTTAG GGGCCAATTTGGACGTTTACGACGCGATGGGCAAAACCGCGTGGGACTACGCACAGCTCGCCGATAGAAGGGACGTCCTCGAGATGCTTAGTTCTTTCAGGGAGCAAAAGAACCAAGAGAAATCGACTGCTGATACTGACA ATTCTCAGTTTCTGTTGCAACTGTACGATATGTCCACCCCGGACGATTTCATCGATTACGATCTGATTACCGAGCTGATCAAGTATATTCATGCCAATTCGGATCGGGGATCGATTTTGGTCTTTTTACCAG GTTATGACGAGATAATGCAGTGTAACGACAACGTATTAGACTCCGGCCTGCCCATCTCCGAGTATCGGATTTTCTTCCTGCACAGCAGCATGAACATGAAGGACCAGTGCGACGTGTTCAAACCGTTACCCCAAAGGAAATTAATCCTGAGCACGAACATCGCTGAAACGAGCATCACGGTGGAGGACGTCGTCTTTGTTATCGACGTAGGGAAGGCCAAAGAGAAGGTTTATGATGCG TATAACAAACTGTCCGTCCTACAGACCCAATGGATATCGCGAGCATGCGCGAAACAACGTCAAGGGCGTGCCGGAAGGGTCAGCACGGGATTCTGCTTCCGCTTATACTCGCAACAGCGTTTCAAACATATGCCCGAGGAACGGGTACCGGAGATCCTAAGGGTATCCTTGGAG GAATTGTGTCTTCACGCGAAAATAATCGCCCCGAAATCGATGAACATTTACGATTTCTTGTGTTTGGCACCGGATCCGCCCACCCCGAACGCGGTACAGGTGGCCGTCGAGAACTTACAGGCATTGGGAGCCTTAGATAAGGAGGAAGACCTTCACAA GTTGGGCGAGTATTTGGCCCAGTTAACTTTAGAGCCGCGTCTAGGCAAAATGCTTATACTGGCCTGTATATTTAAGTGTTTGGAGCCGATGTTGACGATTTGCGCCGGTATGGCCCACAG GGATCCGTTTCAACTACCACCCCAGGCGAACTTGAAAACCGTCGCGGCGGCTAAAAGACGCGAACTGTTGGGATCCGTGCCGAGCGATCACGCcatttatttattggttttcCAAAAATGGCAG GACGAAGTAACCAGAGGGCGCTCCAAACAGTTCTGTTACGAGTACTTCATCTCGGAAACCACCATGTACAGTGTTTTAGACACTAGACGACAACTTTTAG GACAACTACGAGCCGTCGGTTTCGTAAACAACAACTACTCAATCGAGGACTTTAATCACAACAGTAACTCTTGGGGTCTCGTTAAAGCCATCATGTGCTCCGCCTTCTTTCCGAACGTCGCCTTTCCGGTTCAAAGGGGCGCAGCCCTAAACACCAG gAGCGAGAAAAAGGTGTCGATCCATAACACCAGCGTATGCCAAGCGAAGAAATACGAACACTGGACATTTTACGACGAAATGGTACGTAACCGGATCACTTTTATGATCCGCGGGGTGACGCTGTGCTCGCCCTTAATGGTGTCGGTCATGTGCGGAGTCGACGTGGTGTATCCCTCCTCCCATTCGGTCGCGATCGACGACTGGCTCGAGTTTTACTTCGGGGACATTTTGGCCATCAAGTTCCGGAAAACAGTGCAATCGTTGGTCGACAAGTCTCTGTCCAACCCGTTTTATTCGTACGAGCGGTGCAATTTG CCAATCACGGAAACGTTAAGGAACATAATGGACTCGGACGACAAGAACTTGGGCCTGGCACAGCCAAAAAACGTCGGTCAAAGACCGAAATTCTTGTTTCGATTGGGGCAAGAGAATGCCGCGAGTCGTCCGAACCGATCAAACACCAAAGACAATGGCGGATTTCAAAGATTCGCGCCCACCCACAACCGATCCGGAGGCAACAGTTTGCATG ATAAGTGCATCGAGCAGCATAAGAAGGGTTTGACCCCAAAACGTTTTATTCCACCGGCAACTTCTCGTTACAATGGGGCGCGTCAGGCGGCTAGAAACTTGCAGTTCGATCATGTCAGTGAAGGTTCTAATGATATTTCGCAGAGTTTTGGGGCCCTAAGCATCCATCAGccag GTCCATCGACCCCGGGGGATTTGTTACTGCAAGGCCTGGGTCCCCAAAACCCCATGACCAGCACCCCCTTTTACACCCTGCAACAGACATACCCCGGATCGACGTCCCACGATCGTTACCATTACAACGGAAACCACGGACGATCCAATCAATTTAATAGCGGTAACA GTGCCGCTGTAGTAAACGAGAACGTTGTTAAACGTCCACGGAAAATTGTTAAGCACCAGGAACCGGTCGCGCCCGTAGAGGAGGAACCCACTAAGCTCGCCAAGAGCGATATGTTCCATCAAGACGATTTCCTGGAGTTTTTGA ATGCGGATTTACCACAAGACAAGCCACCTTTCAACTGGGCCGAAACTCCAACCCTAATGGATTCCAATTCCAATCAAGCAGAATCATTCCAATACAATCCGAGTCTGTCGGAGTCCACCCAAACAACCGGGGAACCATTCAGATCCAATCAAAATCTGACCGGACTTACCAACCGGACCAAACCGAATGTTGGATCATTCCAAGACCAATCAGGATTGGTGATGCCTAATTCCTCGCAAGCATGTGGGGAATCTAATCAAGGCCAATCGGGATTCACGATCCCTAATCCCTCCCTAGCAACTGTCAGTCTATTTCAATTGAATCAAAGCCATTTGGGAGCCACTAGGAAACTTAAACTAAATCCGAATGTCGAACCATTCCGATCTAATCGACATCTGGCTCTTGACTCCTTCTCTCAAGTGAATGGAAGTGAATCATTCCAATCTAACCAAGGGCAGTCGGGAAAACTGATGATTTCCAGCAGCACCCAAACCACTGAGGAATTATTGCAACCGAGTCAGAACCAGCTGGTCGCATACAATCAAGGAGAGAATGCGGAATCAGTCCGACAAGAAGCCTCAACTCAACAATACGGGGAATCTACGACATGGGGGATTCCTAATGCCTCCCAAGCTAACCCGGACTTATTCCAACCAACCAATCGAGTCCACACGTCATTTATGATTCCGAATTGTTTGCGTGCGAATGTGGAATTTCCATTCTTCCAATCGAATCAAGGCGGATCAATGATGCCCCAAAATCGTTTACGTACGTATTTCCGATCGGCCACTGCCGAATTGGAACGGGTGCTCCAATACCCGGACGATCCGGTGTTTTTGTTCATTAAGGCCAACGAAAAGAAGAACATCGATATCGCGCAGAGTGCCAAGAAGTGGGTCTTTTCCCCGCAAACCGAGAAGAAAGTCATCGGTTTTGCCgaa